In the genome of Kwoniella dendrophila CBS 6074 chromosome 5, complete sequence, the window ATACAAGGAATAGTCAGCTTGTTACACGGGATACACGTAAacacacacatatatatatattatagaGCTGACATACCTCCGAAAATGATGGTACCAATTAGTGCGGCAGCTGTGTAAATCCTTTCGTAAGCTTATATAGCGAACTTTTCTAATTATCAGGAAACTTACCTCCTGTTAAGATTGCTCCAATGAGGATAAgagcagaaaagaaaatggcGGTAGATACGATGAAGACGGTAGAAGCGAGAGCGAAACCACTGAAGATACTAATGAGATTAGCTTTCTTTCAAACAAAAAATTTGAAGAACGAATCGATCATAGCTCACAGAAACATGAGGATAGGTATTGAACTGAACACAACCCAAAGAGCGATGAAAGTCTGGCAATACGCGTCAGCTGAATTGTGCTATCTTCTGAAAGATTAGCAAGCTGACATACAAAGAGTACAGGATTCGTTTCAGCAAAGGTTCTAGTTCTATCTGCATAAGGTTGAGCGGCTGATTGGAGTCTAACCGTGAAGTTTGTGCAATCAGCTCTGTAGGTTGTAGACTTGGTTAACCAGTTCGCTCCGAAGAAACTAGGGATTGACCTACTTATCAGATTGTTGCCTTACTCTTCTTACAGTATCTTCAACTACTCCATGAACATCCTTCAATACTTGTGAGTCAGATTTGACTTCCTTCTTAATTGGATTGGGAAATCTTTGAGATTCCTTCAAATCGAATTTAATATGTTGCTGGTGGGCAGGTTTGCTAGGGGTTGAAGGGATAGTAGGTTTAATATCTGTTTCGATGGTGGGTAATATAGCTTGAGATACATGATGTGCCGATGATCCATGTACATTCGATGAGCGATCTGAAGCCActgatgcagatgaagaattttcGGCCTTGATGGTTTGCTCATTTATCGGATCACGTGAAAATAGacttgctgaagatgatggaggtGATACTTTGACGATATCtgtgaaatcatcttctgtcAAGGGGTTCGTCATTGTGAATCAACTTTCTCGGTTTGTTGGTCTGTTCTCTACCTTGTTGTGTTTAAGATCCGATGTTAAGGACGGTGCTCAAGCGGTATGCTGAATATAGAAGATCATAAAGGTCGAATAAGGAAGTTTCAATTCATGCGAAATATTATTCACATATCATGAATCGTTATCCGTTGGTGATGCAATAATCGAAGGAATCTAACTTATTACTCTTGGTACCTGAACTTAATCATTTAACACGTCCACCATATATTACGTAATGAAGTATGGTGTCTTGTCCGAGGTCACGTGAAACGTTGCATTTCCGACCGGTCGCTCGGTATCTTCGTCGACTCAAAATTCGGAATCTCGCTTGACCTGGGTATCGATGACATGGAGAAAGCTATCTCTTCTCTTATTGCTCGACTCACCTCGTAATCCAACTTTAGCATCTTATCCCTCTCCTACTCTTGGTCAAATACTCTAGGAAGACCAGAAATATATCACATTTCAAGATGTCTTCATCCTCTGGAAACCCCTTTGCAGCTTTGATTCAGCAGAATACGACAACAGTCCCATCATTCACTCTAGAATCAGGGGTCAAATTAACCAATGTACCTGTAGCATACAAAACATGGGGTAAATTGAATGACAACTGCGATAATTGTATTGTCATTTGTCATGCTCTGACCGGTAGTGCAGATGTAGAGGATTGGTAAGTAGTATATGTTAGCGGAATCATTTCTACCTCTATCACACCTTAATAGAATCACATGGTTCACAATTGATGTATTCATCCGGGGCGAGCATAAAAGCTAATCATGACTGATTTTGCTACAGGTGGGGACCTCTCTTAGGACCTGATAGAGCTTTCGACCCTACAagattcttcattttctgtGCCAATGTTATCGGTTCTCCTTATGGTACCATATCAAGTGCAATGATAAATCCTGAAACTGGAAAACCATTCGGACCAGAAATGCCTGGAAGTAGTCCAAAAGATGACGTTAGGTGAGTCGTGATCTCCCATTCACTGCTAAGAAGTATACTCATATCGATTGACCTTTCGTAATATATCAGATTACATTATACCGTTTTAAAATCACTTGGAGTGAAATCAGTGGCATGCGTTGTAGGTGGATCAATGGGTGGTATGACATGTTTGGAATGGCCATTAAATTCACCACCTGGATTTGTCAAGACGATTGTACCTTTAGCAACATCAGCTAGACATTCAGCATGGTGTATATCATGGGGTGAAGCACAAAGGCAATCGATTTATTCTGATCCGGATTATAAAGATGGATATtattttgaaaaagattCACGTGAAGgagaatttgatttattacaACAACCTTCAAGAGGATTAGCTGCAGCAAGAATGGCAGCATTATTAACTTATAGATCAAGAGATTCATTTGAATCTAGATTTggtagaagatcaaatagtactaattcttcaaataaatcaaaagtacCAAAAGGTGGTGTGAGAATTATGGGTGGTGAAAAGACAACAAatccattttcaccttcagattcagatgttttaaaaaatccaaattcagaTAGAATGCAATCGTTGAGAGAAATTGCATGGAGAGAACACAACGATGGACATAGATCTTCAACTGCAActtcaaataaatcatcaagaagaaattctgaatcaggtaaatcaagtaatCAAGATTCTTCAGCAAGTAATATACAGACTCCAGaccaagaaaagaagattatattaggtgaaaatgataaaattggtCAAGGTGTTGCTTTAGGTTCAGctgctgctttaggtaatcaacagcaacaacaaacagATAGTAAATCAGGTTCGGGGGGAGATAGAAAGATATTCAGTGCTCAGAGTTATTTAAGGTATCAAGGAGATAAAGTGAGTCTCGAGATGTCCTGTTCAGTCGGATAGAGAAGAAGGACACTGATTTCATATATTTTGCTACGAAGTTTACAAGTCGATTCGACGCCAATtgttatatacatatcactCGTAAATTGGATACacatgatttatcaatgCCTTCAAGAGATAAATCTCTGGATTCTTTATCCTCAAATCTACCAACACATCAAGCTATcaatgaattagaagatcCACCTTCAGATGAGGAATTAGAAAAATTATTAGCATCTGCTTTAGGATTAGAACCTCCAGCGTTAGTTATTGGAATAGAATCTGATGGATTATTCACGACCacagaacaaaaagaaatagcAAATTATATACCTGATGCAGAATTAGTTTTGATTCCATCACCTGATGGACATGATGGATTTTTATTAGAATTTCAAGCTATAAATGGTTGGATTGATGGTTTtttgaagagaaaaatgcCTCAATTCTTTACTGAACAAAGAGTTATTCCTTTAGATcaatatgaaaaagataaaaaagggGATTCCTTTGAAGTTAAGAAAGAATCTGTAtttggtgaagctgaagctgatgtgaCAAGATGGTAGAGATGTTACCGTTAAGAAGTTTGAATTGTAAAATGAATGAAAAACAAATggatataatcaaaatcatcgaACAAAATACCGACTAGTCGGGTAAAAAATGTAGAAATGTAGTTTAATTGCCTTTTTGGAATAGATATTTAGTATATTTACGTATCGGAAACATATATTATAAGTCAACTGATTATCCATTTGCAACTGACCATCCGTTAAAGATCTAAACGCTTAACATTTGCGAAAATCCATCACTTATTCTGCTTTTATTGCCCACCAATAGCCCCACGGAGTCAATACTCCTTGAGCACCTAATGGACCAGCAGTACCACTTGATCTACCATACACCTCTTCTGATACTCCCACTATCAactgatcaaattgatcttcatcaataactCCAGCTTCTAGCATTATCAGTCGAGTGGCATACAGAAAGGCAATCGTACTTGCAGCTTCGTTTTGACCTTGTTCTGCAATTGACAAATTTGGAAAGAAATCAGCATTTTCTTCAACACTATTTTTTTTtgttggaagatgaaaatcctGGACAGCCGACTAAGCTATCACAAAGAGACTAACCGCTAGCGGGATCATCATGACACCCTTGTCTATAATGATAGTAGGTATCGATTGTATCCCCTTGAAATCCTACATTCCTTAGAAGTTCTTCCATCCTACTAAACAGCGTTGTACTGTTCAGATGTCACCTTCATTAGCAACAAGACTGGCGTCATCCTTTAGGTAGCAGGACTCACTCGATACCTCGATGCTGATGAGCGGCTCGAAGGTGTATGGACATCTACATCAAGAAACATGAAAATCAGTCTTAGAGGTATTCTTCAGCTCACTACACAGTGGAGATTACAACTTACTTGAGTGTGGCAAGGGGATAGCTCGTGTATATCGAAGCCCTCCCAAGCACAGTGTAGTTGCATTTGAGCCTCATGAACAAGTAATATACCATGAGGTCGAAGGAGGGGGTAAGCCATTGACAAAATCTCTGCATACTCGTCCGTCTGGTTTAACCACCTTTTGTCAAGTATTATCACAGCAGATACCGTAATGAAGTGACCATAATGTACTTACAGAATGCAGCATTCCCCGTATATGAATAACGTCAAATGACTTTTCACCTAGAAATCGCAGACCGGATGGAGCGTGTACTTGCATGAATGTGCAATTCCGGAATTGAGCACTGCAAGATGAGTTGCCGGattcagattttgattttgtgcTGCGTAAGGAAAAACTCTTAGATGAATCACTTACTCATGCTGCAAAGGTGTGATATCTGATATGCTATTAATTTGCATTCCTCCTCATTTGGTATGGCCGACACTTACCTATTCCTACACAATCAACATCAGGAAACAGTTCTGCCATTTCTTGTAACCTTGCATTAAATAGCTTGTCCATTAGCTGACTCGTCCTGGTATGAAGTGGACTTTTGGTATTGACAATAATTACCAAATTCCAGTGCCGCAACCAATGTCCAGAAGTCGCCTtttttgaccttctttcTGAAGTATCTCTTCGACTGGACCTCGGTACAATCCTGGTAAAGCAGATAACATCTATCGTGATGTTAACCAGATTGTAGCTTGTAGCTTGCATTATCCATCTATGCTTCACAAGACTTACTACATAATGCTGACGATCTTGTCGCTAACAGCCAAGTGCGAGTTGTTTCAGTCAGCTTTGAAAAGACTGCTACAAATTTTTATGTGGACTTACCATAACTTCTTCCTGGTCAACTGGTAATCGATAAACCCATGACGAACTGTTGCTACGTTCACAGAGAAGCCATCAGCACCGTTTGGCATCACAGCAGCCGCAAGGTATTCTGGTATGAGCTTACTAGGTTCGCTCAGCTTCCACAAAGTAATCCGCCTCGAATATTCCATGACGCTGTCCAGAATGCCCAGAATCGATGTCATCACTACCAGTGGTGTAGATTATTTCTGTCAGTGCCACAATGTTTGTCGATCAGTTTACAGTATAAACCTTGGCTGATCATGAGTAAAGCTGTGGCTTACCTTGAGATCCTCTGTTACTACTCGAATATGGACTACTTGTATCACTTGTATTCATCCTTATCTCTGCCTTGTGAGAAGATTGATCTTTGATCTCCTTTATCGATGTGTTGTGGAAATGGGCGGTCGCACAATACGATGTGATTCTCACCTATCGTAATCTAGCTTCTAAATCTCAAACCTTACTATATTGTTTATCGGTCGATCTTCGGTTTTTCTTGTTGGATTGATTAACAATCTATTGGTTCTCTTGGGCAGTACTAATGTTCAACATGATTGCCTCTTTAACAAGGTTATTAGACCAAACAGAGTGATCTTCTTGCCCGTTTAGACTGTCTTACTACTCCTCTAGCCATAGTCATCACGATTAGGTTGATCTGGGCGCATTTTGATGGTGctaataaagttgatcaaaAGGTAGGGATGTGTTTGTGTGTGTACGCTTGTATCATTGTGAATCGCTGTGCCAAAGGACCCGTTATCAATGTTGTGCCAAGTCAATCATAAAGTAAGCCCGTGACTATACAACGATCCGACTGCGCCTTACACTGATTAGGAGATGGGAAAGTCATCTACTCTCGCTACCATCCGAACCTGAAAACCAGCTTCCCATCAATGCATGTACACACAAAGGATCCCCTTTTCCCATATACAGTG includes:
- a CDS encoding homoserine O-acetyltransferase, coding for MSSSSGNPFAALIQQNTTTVPSFTLESGVKLTNVPVAYKTWGKLNDNCDNCIVICHALTGSADVEDWWGPLLGPDRAFDPTRFFIFCANVIGSPYGTISSAMINPETGKPFGPEMPGSSPKDDVRLHYTVLKSLGVKSVACVVGGSMGGMTCLEWPLNSPPGFVKTIVPLATSARHSAWCISWGEAQRQSIYSDPDYKDGYYFEKDSREGEFDLLQQPSRGLAAARMAALLTYRSRDSFESRFGRRSNSTNSSNKSKVPKGGVRIMGGEKTTNPFSPSDSDVLKNPNSDRMQSLREIAWREHNDGHRSSTATSNKSSRRNSESGKSSNQDSSASNIQTPDQEKKIILGENDKIGQGVALGSAAALGNQQQQQTDSKSGSGGDRKIFSAQSYLRYQGDKFTSRFDANCYIHITRKLDTHDLSMPSRDKSLDSLSSNLPTHQAINELEDPPSDEELEKLLASALGLEPPALVIGIESDGLFTTTEQKEIANYIPDAELVLIPSPDGHDGFLLEFQAINGWIDGFLKRKMPQFFTEQRVIPLDQYEKDKKGDSFEVKKESVFGEAEADVTRW